From Streptomyces cyaneogriseus subsp. noncyanogenus, the proteins below share one genomic window:
- the tsf gene encoding translation elongation factor Ts, with protein MANYTAADVKKLRELTGAGMMDCKKALDEAEGNVDKAVEALRIKGQKGVAKREGRSAENGAVVSIIAEDNSSGVLVELKCETDFVAKGEKFQAVANAIAEHVTKTSPADIEALLASEIEPGKTVQAFVDEANANLGEKIVLDRFAQFSDGYVTAYMHRTMPDLPPQIGVLVELDKPNAEVAKGVAQHIAAFAPKYLSKEDVPADVVEAERRIAEETTRAEGKPEAALPKIVEGRLNGFFKDATLLGQPYALDNKKSVQKVLDEAGVTLKRFTRIKVGI; from the coding sequence ATGGCGAACTACACCGCCGCCGACGTCAAGAAGCTTCGTGAGCTCACCGGCGCCGGCATGATGGACTGCAAGAAGGCGCTGGACGAGGCCGAGGGCAACGTCGACAAGGCCGTCGAGGCGCTCCGCATCAAGGGCCAGAAGGGCGTCGCCAAGCGCGAGGGCCGCTCCGCCGAGAACGGTGCCGTCGTCTCGATCATCGCCGAGGACAACTCCTCCGGTGTCCTGGTCGAGCTGAAGTGCGAGACGGACTTCGTCGCCAAGGGCGAGAAGTTCCAGGCCGTGGCCAACGCCATCGCCGAGCACGTCACCAAGACCTCCCCGGCCGACATCGAGGCGCTGCTCGCCTCCGAGATCGAGCCCGGCAAGACCGTCCAGGCGTTCGTGGACGAGGCCAACGCCAACCTCGGCGAGAAGATCGTCCTGGACCGCTTCGCGCAGTTCTCCGACGGCTACGTCACGGCGTACATGCACCGCACGATGCCCGACCTGCCGCCGCAGATCGGTGTCCTCGTCGAGCTCGACAAGCCGAACGCCGAGGTCGCCAAGGGCGTCGCCCAGCACATCGCCGCCTTCGCGCCGAAGTACCTCTCCAAGGAGGACGTCCCGGCCGACGTCGTCGAGGCCGAGCGCCGCATCGCCGAGGAGACCACCCGCGCCGAGGGCAAGCCCGAGGCCGCCCTGCCGAAGATCGTCGAGGGTCGCCTCAACGGCTTCTTCAAGGACGCCACGCTGCTCGGCCAGCCGTACGCGCTGGACAACAAGAAGTCCGTCCAGAAGGTCCTGGACGAGGCCGGTGTCACCCTGAAGCGCTTCACGCGCATCAAGGTCGGCATCTGA
- the pyrH gene encoding UMP kinase, which translates to MTTKADKSDDGKVRGRFLLKLSGEAFSGGGGLGVDPDVVHAIAREIAAVVRDGAQIAIVIGGGNFFRGAELQVRGMDRARSDYMGMLGTVMNCLALQDFLEKEGVDCRVQTAITMGQVAEPYIPLRAVRHLEKGRVVIFGAGMGMPYFSTDTTAAQRALEIDAEALLMGKNGVDGVYDSDPKANPDAVKFDALGYGEVITRDLKVADATAITLCRDNRLPIVVFELLKEGNIARAVKGEKIGTLVGDEGSRD; encoded by the coding sequence ATGACCACCAAGGCCGACAAGAGCGACGACGGCAAAGTACGCGGCCGGTTTCTGCTGAAGCTGTCCGGAGAGGCCTTCTCCGGCGGCGGCGGCCTGGGCGTCGACCCCGACGTGGTGCACGCCATCGCCCGCGAGATCGCGGCCGTCGTCCGGGACGGCGCGCAGATCGCGATCGTCATCGGCGGGGGCAACTTCTTCCGCGGCGCGGAGCTCCAGGTGCGTGGCATGGACCGCGCCCGGTCCGACTACATGGGCATGCTCGGCACCGTCATGAACTGCCTCGCCCTACAGGACTTCCTGGAGAAGGAAGGCGTCGACTGCCGCGTGCAGACCGCCATCACCATGGGCCAGGTCGCCGAGCCGTACATCCCGCTGCGCGCCGTGCGCCACCTGGAGAAGGGCCGCGTCGTCATCTTCGGCGCGGGCATGGGCATGCCGTACTTCTCCACCGACACCACCGCCGCCCAGCGCGCCCTGGAGATCGACGCCGAGGCGCTGCTGATGGGCAAGAACGGCGTCGACGGGGTCTACGACTCCGACCCGAAGGCCAACCCCGACGCGGTCAAGTTCGACGCGCTCGGCTACGGCGAGGTCATCACCCGCGACCTGAAGGTCGCCGACGCCACGGCCATCACCCTCTGCCGTGACAACAGGCTCCCGATCGTGGTCTTCGAGCTCTTGAAGGAGGGCAATATCGCCCGCGCCGTCAAGGGTGAGAAGATCGGCACGCTGGTGGGCGACGAGGGCAGCCGGGACTGA
- the frr gene encoding ribosome recycling factor, whose amino-acid sequence MIEETLLEAEEKMEKAVVVAKEDFAAIRTGRAHPAMFNKIVADYYGAPTPINQLASFSVPEPRMAVVTPFDKSALRNIEQAIRDSDLGVNPSNDGNIIRVVFPELTEERRREYIKVAKGKGEDAKVSIRSVRRKAKDAIDKLVKDGEVGEDEGRRAEKELDDTTAKYVAQVDELLKHKEAELLEV is encoded by the coding sequence GTGATCGAAGAGACCCTCCTCGAAGCCGAGGAGAAGATGGAGAAGGCCGTCGTGGTCGCCAAGGAGGACTTCGCCGCGATCCGCACGGGCCGTGCGCACCCGGCGATGTTCAACAAGATCGTGGCCGACTACTACGGCGCGCCGACGCCGATCAACCAGCTGGCCTCGTTCTCCGTGCCCGAGCCGCGCATGGCCGTGGTGACGCCGTTCGACAAGAGCGCGCTGCGCAACATCGAGCAGGCCATCCGGGACTCCGACCTGGGCGTCAACCCGAGCAACGACGGCAACATCATCCGCGTGGTGTTCCCGGAGCTCACCGAGGAGCGCCGCCGCGAGTACATCAAGGTCGCCAAGGGCAAGGGCGAGGACGCCAAGGTCTCCATCCGCTCGGTGCGCCGCAAGGCGAAGGACGCCATCGACAAGCTGGTCAAGGACGGCGAGGTCGGTGAGGACGAGGGCCGCCGCGCGGAGAAGGAGCTCGACGACACCACCGCCAAGTACGTCGCCCAGGTGGACGAGCTCCTGAAGCACAAGGAAGCGGAGCTGCTCGAGGTCTGA
- a CDS encoding phosphatidate cytidylyltransferase, with the protein MNDSSWGAPPQAGYWEPTDRGFARGAAPAGPAYDAQHAQQTRPMPIVPDVPEHGGDQDDDRGAARLSGPLFRDGQPQPQPYGPPRTDLYDAPQPRPHDTPQAPPSGAVPQNPEPMPDAPQPAPPQKKSAGRDLGAAIGVGVGLGAVIVASLFIVKAVFVGVIAVAVVVGLWELTKRLQERKGIKAPLVPLAVGGAAMVVAGYARGPEAAWVAMALTALAVLVWRMTEPPENYLKDVTAGVFAAFYVPFLATFVALMLTADDGPFRVLTFLLLTVVSDTGAYAVGWRFGRKKLAPRISPGKTREGLLGAVAFAMAAGALCLEFLIDGGAWWQGLLLGLAVAASATLGDLGESMIKRDLGIKDMGSLLPGHGGIMDRLDSLLPTAPVVWLLLVVFVGTS; encoded by the coding sequence ATGAACGACTCTTCCTGGGGGGCGCCGCCGCAAGCCGGGTACTGGGAGCCCACCGACCGGGGGTTCGCCCGAGGGGCGGCCCCGGCGGGTCCCGCGTACGATGCGCAGCACGCGCAGCAGACTCGCCCCATGCCCATCGTGCCCGACGTACCCGAACACGGCGGAGACCAGGATGACGACCGGGGGGCCGCTCGGCTGAGCGGCCCCTTGTTCCGCGACGGGCAGCCGCAGCCGCAGCCGTACGGACCGCCGCGGACCGACCTGTACGACGCGCCGCAGCCGCGGCCCCACGACACGCCGCAGGCACCGCCCTCCGGGGCCGTGCCGCAGAATCCGGAGCCCATGCCCGACGCCCCGCAGCCGGCGCCCCCGCAGAAGAAGAGCGCGGGGCGCGATCTGGGTGCCGCGATAGGGGTCGGGGTCGGGCTGGGCGCGGTGATCGTCGCGTCGCTGTTCATCGTCAAGGCCGTCTTCGTCGGCGTGATCGCGGTCGCCGTCGTGGTCGGCCTGTGGGAACTGACCAAACGGCTCCAGGAGCGCAAGGGCATCAAGGCGCCCCTGGTGCCGCTCGCCGTCGGCGGCGCGGCCATGGTCGTGGCCGGGTATGCGCGCGGACCCGAGGCCGCCTGGGTGGCGATGGCGCTGACCGCGCTGGCGGTGCTGGTCTGGCGCATGACGGAACCGCCCGAGAACTATCTGAAGGACGTCACGGCGGGCGTGTTCGCCGCCTTCTACGTGCCGTTCCTCGCCACGTTCGTCGCCCTGATGCTGACGGCGGACGACGGCCCGTTCCGCGTCCTGACCTTCCTGCTGCTGACGGTCGTCAGCGACACCGGCGCCTATGCCGTCGGTTGGCGCTTCGGCCGGAAGAAGCTCGCCCCCCGCATCAGCCCCGGCAAGACCCGTGAGGGCCTGCTCGGGGCCGTCGCGTTCGCGATGGCGGCGGGCGCGCTGTGCCTGGAGTTCCTGATCGACGGCGGTGCCTGGTGGCAGGGCCTGCTGCTCGGCCTCGCGGTCGCCGCCAGCGCCACCCTCGGCGACCTCGGCGAGTCGATGATCAAGCGGGACCTGGGCATCAAGGACATGGGCTCGCTGCTGCCGGGCCACGGCGGCATCATGGACCGCCTGGACTCGCTGCTGCCCACCGCGCCGGTGGTGTGGCTGCTCCTGGTGGTGTTCGTGGGTACGAGCTGA